In a single window of the Arthrobacter zhangbolii genome:
- a CDS encoding ABC transporter substrate-binding protein, protein MKRKALSAAVLAASLVGLSACSSDSAGSGSDSVETVTIGSVHPLSGSLAGVGGLMNDGAKMAVEDINAAGGIESLGGAQLELLDGDSQGEAQVGQSEAQRLISDGAVALVGTYQSDVTQNVASVAERSDVPFVIDVAVDDKILEQGYKNTFRIQPDASSMGQAGAQALVAMGEETGEPIDSAAYIHIEGAFGDSVFAAFKEEAEKQGITITKEITYSGSNFSDATTQVSEALAGNPDIIAVTGYYPDNLLVAKAVGSMANDTKAVFGIASGAFDDTSFPAAAGDAGTEVLSANYHYSATSDRAADIRARFEEKYGKPMETASMLSYQAVEVIAEGLEESGSDDPEELRDAIAGLSLEDPLLAFDGPIEFGEDGQNENATVIVMQVLDGKVEQVFPQEFATAELVFPTGSGN, encoded by the coding sequence ATGAAAAGAAAAGCCCTATCCGCAGCGGTGCTGGCTGCCAGCCTCGTTGGGCTCTCCGCCTGCTCCTCCGATTCCGCTGGCTCCGGCTCTGACTCCGTGGAAACAGTGACCATCGGCTCCGTCCACCCGCTCAGCGGAAGCCTTGCCGGTGTGGGCGGGCTGATGAATGACGGCGCCAAGATGGCTGTGGAGGACATCAACGCCGCCGGCGGCATCGAATCCCTCGGCGGCGCCCAGCTGGAACTGCTGGACGGTGACAGCCAGGGCGAGGCGCAGGTGGGCCAAAGCGAAGCACAGCGGCTGATCAGCGACGGCGCCGTCGCCCTGGTCGGCACCTACCAGTCGGACGTGACGCAGAACGTGGCCTCCGTGGCCGAGCGTTCCGACGTCCCCTTCGTCATTGACGTGGCCGTGGATGACAAGATCCTGGAGCAGGGCTACAAAAACACCTTCCGCATCCAGCCCGATGCCAGCAGCATGGGCCAGGCCGGCGCGCAGGCGCTGGTGGCCATGGGGGAGGAGACCGGCGAGCCCATCGATTCGGCGGCCTACATCCACATTGAAGGCGCCTTTGGCGACTCCGTCTTCGCCGCGTTCAAGGAGGAAGCGGAGAAGCAGGGCATCACCATCACCAAGGAAATCACCTACTCCGGCAGCAACTTCTCCGACGCCACCACCCAGGTCAGCGAAGCCCTGGCCGGCAACCCGGACATCATTGCGGTCACCGGCTACTATCCGGACAACCTGCTGGTGGCCAAGGCCGTGGGGTCCATGGCCAATGACACCAAGGCTGTCTTCGGCATTGCCAGCGGCGCCTTTGATGACACGTCCTTCCCGGCTGCGGCGGGCGACGCCGGCACCGAGGTGCTCAGCGCCAACTATCACTACAGCGCCACCAGCGACCGCGCCGCGGATATCCGTGCACGCTTCGAAGAGAAGTACGGCAAGCCCATGGAGACGGCGTCCATGCTCTCCTACCAGGCGGTGGAAGTCATTGCCGAAGGCCTGGAGGAGAGCGGTTCCGATGATCCGGAGGAGCTGCGGGACGCGATCGCCGGGCTCAGCCTCGAGGACCCGCTGCTGGCCTTCGACGGCCCCATTGAATTCGGCGAGGACGGGCAGAACGAGAACGCCACCGTGATTGTCATGCAGGTCCTGGACGGCAAGGTGGAGCAGGTTTTCCCGCAGGAGTTTGCCACCGCGGAGCTGGTCTTCCCGACCGGTTCCGGTAACTAA
- a CDS encoding HpcH/HpaI aldolase/citrate lyase family protein, whose translation MPSTPAVLPRSFLYVPGNKPDLFPKAAAGAADALILDLEDAVPLDRKDEARTAVGRWLTAGAGTGAAGASPRPEPRQQQWVRLNPDSFDSDLHAVTGPALDGVFLAKCSRAVLEGAAGVLAELEIERDLPAGSIGIIGLIEDAAALAELDDIVRSRRLVTLALGEVDLLADLRMARTAGTAAALDSLRTRLVVACAAAGLSAPVAPTSTAIRDTELFERTGRHLHDLGFRSRTAIHPSQVELIHKTFTPDDAALAAARELVGRFDGQGGGVGVDSEGRLIDAAVIRSARETLGRASAAPRE comes from the coding sequence ATGCCCTCCACCCCGGCGGTCCTGCCGCGCTCCTTCCTCTATGTTCCGGGCAACAAACCGGACCTGTTCCCCAAGGCTGCCGCCGGGGCCGCGGACGCGCTCATCCTGGACCTGGAGGACGCCGTTCCCCTGGACCGGAAGGACGAGGCACGCACCGCCGTCGGCCGCTGGCTCACCGCCGGTGCCGGAACCGGCGCCGCCGGGGCATCGCCCCGCCCGGAACCGCGCCAGCAGCAGTGGGTACGGCTGAACCCGGACAGTTTCGACTCCGACCTGCACGCCGTGACCGGTCCCGCACTGGACGGGGTGTTCCTGGCCAAATGCAGCAGGGCGGTCCTGGAAGGGGCGGCCGGGGTCCTGGCCGAGCTGGAGATCGAGCGGGACCTACCGGCCGGCAGCATCGGCATCATCGGGCTGATCGAGGATGCCGCAGCGTTGGCCGAGCTGGACGACATTGTGCGCTCCCGCCGGCTGGTCACGCTGGCACTGGGAGAGGTGGACCTGCTCGCTGATCTGCGAATGGCCCGCACCGCAGGCACCGCAGCGGCCCTTGACTCGCTCCGCACCCGGCTGGTGGTGGCCTGCGCCGCCGCCGGACTGAGCGCACCGGTAGCACCAACCTCCACGGCCATCCGGGACACGGAACTCTTTGAGCGCACCGGCCGCCACCTGCATGACCTGGGTTTCCGCTCCCGCACCGCCATCCACCCGTCCCAGGTGGAGCTGATCCACAAGACGTTCACGCCCGACGACGCAGCACTGGCCGCCGCGCGTGAGCTGGTGGGCCGTTTCGACGGGCAGGGCGGAGGCGTGGGTGTGGACAGCGAGGGCCGGCTGATCGACGCCGCCGTCATCCGCTCGGCGCGCGAAACCCTCGGGCGGGCTTCCGCCGCACCCCGGGAATAA
- a CDS encoding IclR family transcriptional regulator: MAPTTDLQPTAGGTEAADRVADVLLLFSRADGALGVSEIARTLKLSKAVVHRILQSLGSRGLLSTVDASGSYVLGPAAIGMGNKAWGQLDFRSIAAPVLRQLRDDTRETTTLSVLMNHSRLYVDQFESPQEIKMVVDIGARHPLHSGASSRAMIAFLPESYVEEAVAALRQSKPDFNEAEYRQLLETVRRDGYATSYNERNIGAASIAAPFFDKTGNVLGAISSCGPIFRFTSADTAGHAAKVTAAAREITRLLAR; this comes from the coding sequence ATGGCGCCAACAACAGATCTTCAACCCACTGCCGGGGGAACCGAGGCAGCGGACCGGGTGGCGGACGTCCTGCTGCTGTTCAGCCGGGCTGACGGCGCGCTGGGGGTCTCCGAAATTGCCCGCACCCTGAAACTGAGCAAGGCAGTGGTGCACCGGATCCTGCAGTCCCTGGGCTCACGCGGGCTGCTCTCCACCGTGGACGCCTCCGGCAGCTACGTCCTGGGTCCGGCCGCCATCGGCATGGGCAACAAGGCCTGGGGCCAGCTGGACTTCCGCAGCATCGCCGCCCCGGTCCTGCGCCAGCTGCGCGACGACACCCGGGAAACCACCACCCTCTCGGTGCTGATGAACCATTCCCGGCTTTATGTGGACCAGTTCGAGAGTCCGCAGGAAATCAAGATGGTGGTGGACATCGGGGCCCGGCATCCGCTGCACTCCGGCGCCTCCAGCCGGGCCATGATCGCCTTCCTGCCCGAGTCCTACGTGGAGGAGGCCGTCGCCGCACTGCGGCAGTCCAAACCGGACTTCAACGAGGCGGAGTACCGGCAGCTGCTGGAAACGGTCCGCCGGGACGGCTACGCAACCTCCTATAACGAACGCAACATCGGAGCTGCATCCATTGCGGCACCGTTCTTCGACAAAACCGGCAATGTCCTGGGCGCCATCAGCTCCTGCGGGCCCATTTTCCGTTTTACGTCCGCGGATACCGCCGGGCATGCCGCCAAAGTAACCGCAGCCGCACGCGAAATCACGCGGCTGCTGGCCAGATAG
- a CDS encoding TRAP transporter substrate-binding protein encodes MHRNKLFATLAITSAAMLGLTACGGGNGDAGAGSTKVLKVAFNQNASHPQAVAITELSDKLKEATDGAYELELFPDEQLGSQAETLELVQSGAVDMAIVAGPLMEAFNPDFSVLNLPYVYDSPEHQMSVLNEPDITGELFDSLEDSESISVIGAYHGGVRNVYTTGGPVEKPADLAGQKIRIISSDTNVAMIQMMGGVGTPMPQGDVYTAIQSGVLNGAENNELIFADLAHAEIAPHYSYTQHLMIPDYLVANPMVLEAFSEEERETLDSLFAESVDSELASFDEKVAEAKTKAEEAGATFHEADVEAFRKAVEPLHKDKVNNDVTKAIFEKIDAAR; translated from the coding sequence ATGCATCGCAACAAGCTTTTCGCCACACTGGCCATCACATCGGCGGCCATGCTGGGACTCACCGCCTGCGGCGGAGGTAACGGCGACGCCGGAGCCGGGTCAACGAAGGTGTTGAAGGTGGCCTTCAACCAGAACGCGTCCCACCCGCAGGCCGTGGCCATCACCGAGCTCAGCGACAAACTCAAGGAAGCCACGGATGGCGCCTACGAGCTGGAGCTCTTCCCCGACGAGCAGCTGGGTTCCCAGGCGGAAACGCTGGAACTGGTGCAGTCCGGAGCGGTGGACATGGCGATTGTGGCCGGTCCCCTGATGGAGGCCTTCAACCCGGACTTCTCGGTGCTGAACCTGCCCTACGTCTATGACTCCCCCGAGCACCAGATGTCGGTGCTGAACGAACCCGACATCACCGGAGAGCTCTTTGACTCGCTCGAGGATTCCGAGAGCATCTCGGTGATTGGCGCCTATCACGGCGGCGTCCGCAACGTGTACACCACCGGCGGACCGGTGGAAAAGCCGGCAGATCTGGCCGGCCAGAAAATCCGCATCATCTCCTCGGATACCAACGTGGCCATGATCCAGATGATGGGCGGCGTGGGCACCCCGATGCCGCAGGGCGATGTCTACACCGCCATCCAGTCCGGTGTCCTGAACGGTGCCGAGAACAACGAGCTGATCTTTGCCGACCTGGCCCACGCCGAAATCGCCCCGCACTACTCCTACACGCAGCACCTGATGATCCCCGACTATCTGGTGGCCAACCCCATGGTCCTGGAGGCCTTCAGCGAGGAGGAGCGCGAGACGCTGGACTCCCTCTTCGCCGAATCCGTAGACAGCGAGCTGGCCTCCTTTGACGAGAAGGTCGCCGAGGCCAAAACGAAGGCGGAAGAGGCCGGTGCCACCTTCCATGAAGCCGACGTCGAGGCCTTCCGCAAGGCGGTGGAACCCCTGCACAAGGACAAGGTCAACAACGACGTCACCAAGGCCATCTTCGAAAAGATCGACGCAGCCCGCTAA
- a CDS encoding TRAP transporter large permease: MTDAGTVGTILIIGMVLLLAIGAPISISVALPSALSMVYVLGFEDGALASAQRMFNGVNSFALLAIPFFILAGVIMNNGGIAIRLINLAKVMVGKTPAPLAQTGVLASMLFGAVSGSAVATAGAVGSTTAPIAAKQGYDPAFSAAANVAAAPSGLLIPPSNTLIIYALASGGTSVGALFMAGYIPGILWGLACMAVVYFYAKRHPELKAERWARPQEALLVFLQALPSLSLIVVVIGGIVSGFFTPTEGSAVAVVYALLLSFIYRSIGLKDLPGILMNAARTSSVVIFLIGVSTIMSFVMSFTRIPALLAESLFGWTDSKVVVLLIMMAVLLVIGIPLDATPAILIFTPIFLPIAVSYGVDPVHFGIMMVFNLSIAVISPPSAPVLFVGAQVAKVDIGPVIVKLMPFMAVLIMLLLLITFVPELSLWLPRLLGFL, encoded by the coding sequence ATGACCGATGCAGGAACCGTAGGAACCATCCTCATCATCGGCATGGTGCTGCTGCTGGCCATCGGTGCGCCGATCAGCATCAGCGTGGCCCTGCCCTCGGCCTTGTCCATGGTTTACGTCCTCGGGTTCGAGGACGGCGCCCTCGCCTCAGCCCAGCGGATGTTCAACGGCGTCAACTCGTTCGCCCTGCTGGCCATCCCGTTCTTCATTTTGGCCGGCGTCATTATGAACAACGGCGGCATAGCCATCCGGCTGATCAACCTGGCCAAGGTGATGGTGGGCAAAACCCCGGCGCCCCTGGCCCAGACCGGCGTGCTGGCCAGCATGCTCTTCGGCGCCGTCAGCGGCTCCGCCGTCGCCACTGCCGGTGCGGTGGGCTCCACCACCGCACCCATTGCGGCGAAACAGGGCTATGACCCGGCCTTCAGCGCGGCGGCGAACGTTGCTGCCGCACCGAGCGGCCTGCTGATTCCGCCCAGCAACACGCTGATCATTTACGCCCTGGCCAGTGGCGGCACCTCGGTGGGCGCCCTGTTTATGGCCGGGTACATTCCGGGCATCCTCTGGGGGCTGGCCTGCATGGCGGTGGTCTACTTCTACGCCAAGCGCCACCCGGAGCTGAAGGCAGAACGCTGGGCACGTCCGCAGGAGGCCCTGCTGGTCTTCCTGCAGGCACTGCCCTCGCTGAGCCTGATCGTCGTGGTTATCGGCGGGATTGTCTCCGGCTTCTTCACGCCCACCGAAGGCTCCGCCGTGGCCGTGGTCTACGCCCTGCTGCTCTCCTTTATCTACCGCAGCATCGGGCTCAAGGACCTGCCCGGCATCCTGATGAACGCGGCCCGGACCAGCTCCGTGGTGATCTTCCTGATCGGTGTCTCCACGATCATGTCCTTCGTTATGAGCTTCACCCGGATTCCGGCGCTGCTCGCGGAAAGCCTCTTCGGCTGGACCGACAGCAAGGTGGTGGTGCTGCTGATCATGATGGCGGTACTGCTCGTCATCGGCATCCCCCTGGACGCCACACCGGCCATTTTGATCTTCACCCCGATCTTCCTGCCCATCGCCGTCAGCTACGGCGTGGACCCGGTGCACTTCGGCATCATGATGGTCTTCAACCTCTCCATCGCGGTCATTTCACCGCCATCAGCGCCGGTGCTTTTTGTCGGGGCGCAGGTGGCCAAGGTGGACATCGGTCCCGTGATCGTGAAGCTGATGCCGTTTATGGCCGTGCTCATCATGCTGCTGCTGCTCATCACCTTCGTACCCGAACTCTCGCTGTGGCTGCCACGGCTCCTCGGGTTCCTCTAA
- a CDS encoding TRAP transporter small permease has translation MTKLKQAVDTVLRTLCIVLFALLILLVCWQIFTRLVFNDPSVWSEEASRYTFIWLSLIGISVATGERADVAIDILVKKLPAAMQRWVTALAYLSALSFSILFMVYGGYLNATLSWNQANPVLPVNQGVLYLAVPVAGVLLTYYLCYHFVRIIAAREEATAPEEVQVEL, from the coding sequence ATGACCAAACTTAAACAGGCGGTGGATACCGTCCTGAGGACCCTGTGCATTGTGCTCTTCGCACTGCTCATCCTCCTTGTCTGCTGGCAGATCTTCACCAGGCTCGTCTTCAACGATCCGAGTGTCTGGTCCGAGGAAGCCTCGCGCTACACCTTCATCTGGCTGAGCCTGATCGGCATTTCCGTGGCCACCGGGGAACGGGCCGATGTGGCCATCGACATCTTGGTGAAGAAGCTTCCGGCCGCCATGCAGCGCTGGGTGACGGCGCTGGCCTACCTCTCCGCCCTGAGCTTCTCGATCCTGTTCATGGTCTACGGCGGCTACCTGAATGCCACTCTGTCCTGGAACCAGGCCAACCCGGTGCTGCCGGTAAACCAGGGTGTGCTGTATCTGGCGGTCCCCGTGGCCGGCGTGCTGCTCACCTATTACCTCTGCTACCACTTTGTCCGGATCATCGCGGCCAGGGAAGAAGCAACCGCGCCTGAAGAAGTGCAGGTGGAGCTATGA